The following proteins are encoded in a genomic region of Natrinema sp. DC36:
- a CDS encoding helix-turn-helix domain-containing protein, producing the protein MVSFEEEQAEAEALERLQDLGLSQYEAQTLINLIRLGTGTAQDITRINGVPRTRVYESAERLHELGLIDIQHTTPRKFTVTSEETLIRMLNIKRENTITGLAESLEEIGPAQPQREQFGVWTVTGREAVSSRIDEFIADADEQLVYMTIDDLVTDEHLDRLRAAAERGVEIYLAGISEEVEERIQETIPEAELFETLWEWEETPAGNLLITDEETALVSALVDDMSTSEEIEETAIWGAGERNSLVVVLRAIFTWRLSGNQPS; encoded by the coding sequence ATGGTGAGTTTTGAAGAGGAGCAGGCCGAAGCCGAGGCGCTGGAGCGATTGCAAGACCTTGGGCTGTCCCAGTACGAGGCTCAAACACTGATCAACCTCATACGGCTCGGGACTGGAACCGCACAGGACATCACGCGAATCAACGGTGTCCCCCGGACTCGCGTGTACGAATCGGCGGAGCGACTCCACGAGTTGGGACTCATCGACATCCAGCACACGACACCGCGAAAATTCACCGTGACCTCCGAGGAGACGCTCATCCGAATGCTCAACATCAAACGCGAGAACACGATTACCGGACTCGCGGAGTCTCTCGAGGAGATCGGCCCCGCCCAGCCACAACGCGAACAGTTCGGCGTCTGGACGGTCACTGGACGGGAGGCGGTGTCATCCCGCATTGATGAGTTCATCGCCGACGCTGACGAGCAGCTCGTCTACATGACTATCGACGACTTGGTCACCGACGAACACCTCGACAGGCTTCGGGCTGCCGCAGAGCGTGGTGTCGAGATTTACTTGGCGGGGATCTCCGAAGAAGTCGAGGAACGTATTCAGGAGACGATACCGGAAGCTGAACTGTTCGAGACCCTCTGGGAATGGGAGGAGACGCCCGCTGGAAACCTGCTGATCACGGACGAAGAAACGGCGCTCGTGAGCGCGCTCGTGGACGATATGTCCACTAGCGAAGAGATCGAGGAGACGGCGATATGGGGTGCCGGTGAGCGAAACAGTCTCGTCGTCGTCCTGCGGGCGATTTTCACCTGGCGACTCAGCGGGAACCAGCCGTCGTAA
- a CDS encoding sugar phosphate isomerase/epimerase family protein translates to MVELAFSTNAYTRHSLPEAVRRIADHGYAGVELLGDDPHAYFPAFDDADRDALLEALANTDLAVSNINANTAMGYYDDAPPSAFFEPSVIRADDEAREWRVEYTKRAIDLAETVDSPAVCLATGRPLPGTTPEEARDSLRESLHKVLDYAEARDIEVGIEFEPELLIENTDEVLELIDEMGRDSLGVNLDVGHAAVYGEDAAESIRASAGSITGVHLEDIVGGRRGKHYHRIPGEGDIDFRAIFDALEDIGYDGFATLELYTYPDEPDRAAREAFEALVEYV, encoded by the coding sequence ATGGTCGAACTCGCTTTCTCGACGAACGCGTACACCCGTCACTCGCTCCCCGAAGCCGTCCGCCGAATCGCCGACCACGGCTACGCCGGCGTCGAACTGCTCGGGGACGACCCCCACGCCTACTTTCCAGCGTTCGACGACGCCGATCGAGACGCGCTGCTCGAGGCCCTCGCGAACACCGATCTCGCCGTCTCGAATATCAACGCGAACACGGCGATGGGCTACTACGACGACGCGCCGCCGTCGGCCTTTTTCGAGCCGAGCGTGATCCGCGCGGACGACGAGGCCCGCGAGTGGCGCGTCGAGTACACGAAGCGAGCGATCGATCTCGCCGAGACGGTCGACTCGCCGGCGGTCTGTCTGGCAACCGGCCGTCCCCTTCCGGGAACGACGCCCGAGGAGGCCCGCGACTCCCTCCGCGAGTCGCTCCACAAGGTCCTCGACTACGCCGAGGCCCGCGATATCGAGGTCGGTATCGAGTTCGAACCCGAACTGCTGATCGAGAACACCGACGAGGTGCTCGAGTTGATCGACGAGATGGGGCGGGACTCGCTGGGCGTCAACCTCGACGTCGGCCACGCGGCCGTCTACGGCGAGGACGCGGCCGAAAGCATCCGCGCCAGCGCCGGCTCCATCACGGGCGTCCATCTCGAGGACATCGTCGGCGGCCGCCGCGGAAAGCACTATCACCGGATCCCCGGCGAGGGAGACATCGACTTCCGAGCGATATTCGACGCCCTCGAGGACATCGGCTACGACGGGTTCGCGACGCTCGAGCTCTACACCTATCCTGACGAACCCGACCGCGCGGCGCGGGAGGCGTTCGAGGCGCTCGTGGAGTACGTGTAG
- a CDS encoding sugar phosphate isomerase/epimerase family protein, with product MRFGFSTNAFREYQLEDAIEAIADAGYEGVELLLDEPHLYPPTATDEERDRVAEVLERHDIAVSNGNAFMLTAIEDFHHPSYIEPDEEYRQRRIDYTLAALETAADLGLPYISIEPGGPIPDGKSREWAMDTFVDSLEQVIPTAEAVGVDLLVEPEPDLLIETSEEFLALLERVDSERVKCNFDAGHFYCVGEDPAELVEPLWEHTSHYHLEDIPADRTHEHTQLGDGAMDIDAFLGELADRGYDGFVTVELYPYEETPIETAREAMASLEERGWA from the coding sequence ATGCGCTTTGGCTTCTCCACCAACGCCTTCCGGGAGTACCAACTCGAGGACGCGATCGAGGCCATCGCCGACGCGGGCTACGAGGGCGTCGAACTGCTGCTCGACGAGCCCCACCTCTACCCGCCGACCGCGACCGACGAGGAGCGCGACCGCGTCGCAGAGGTGCTCGAGCGACACGACATCGCCGTCAGCAACGGTAACGCCTTCATGCTGACCGCGATAGAGGACTTTCACCATCCGTCCTACATCGAGCCCGACGAGGAGTACCGTCAGCGGCGGATCGACTACACCCTCGCGGCGCTCGAGACCGCGGCCGACCTCGGACTTCCCTACATCTCGATCGAACCCGGCGGGCCGATTCCCGACGGAAAGTCGCGCGAGTGGGCGATGGACACCTTCGTCGACAGCCTCGAGCAAGTCATCCCGACGGCCGAGGCGGTCGGCGTCGACCTCCTCGTCGAGCCCGAGCCCGACCTGCTGATCGAGACGAGCGAGGAGTTCCTCGCCCTGCTCGAGCGGGTCGACTCCGAGCGCGTGAAGTGCAACTTCGACGCCGGCCACTTCTACTGCGTCGGCGAGGATCCGGCCGAACTCGTCGAGCCGCTCTGGGAGCACACGAGTCACTACCACCTCGAGGACATCCCGGCCGATCGGACACACGAACACACCCAGCTCGGCGACGGCGCGATGGACATCGACGCCTTCCTCGGCGAACTCGCGGACCGCGGCTACGACGGCTTCGTCACCGTCGAACTCTACCCCTACGAGGAGACGCCGATCGAGACCGCACGGGAGGCGATGGCCTCCCTCGAGGAACGCGGGTGGGCGTAG
- a CDS encoding MBL fold metallo-hydrolase, with protein sequence MTVRFDAVTVDWFGLATVRLEGQTGAVVYLDPGPEEYGALDDIEPRDGDLILVSHDHHYDPESIRRVARDDALVVVHESIDAGDIDRVDERPEDLAFEVERVAADESFVLGPLDLFTTPAYNDPDGPHTDENGTPYHPEGQGCGFGVTVDGITAFWPGDTDVLPVHEDVPVDLLLPPIGGTFTMDRREAAALADRLEPDLVLPVHYDTFAAIEIDADAFVVDVAHRGVPVVLDE encoded by the coding sequence ATGACCGTCCGATTCGACGCGGTGACCGTCGACTGGTTCGGCCTCGCGACCGTCCGCCTCGAGGGCCAAACCGGCGCAGTCGTCTATCTGGACCCTGGCCCCGAAGAATACGGCGCGCTGGACGATATCGAGCCTCGCGACGGCGACCTGATTCTCGTCTCCCACGATCACCACTACGACCCCGAGTCGATTCGACGCGTCGCCCGTGATGACGCGCTGGTCGTCGTTCACGAGTCGATCGACGCGGGCGATATCGATCGCGTCGACGAGAGGCCCGAGGACTTGGCGTTCGAGGTCGAACGCGTCGCTGCCGACGAGTCGTTCGTCCTCGGGCCGCTCGACCTGTTCACGACGCCGGCGTACAACGACCCCGACGGCCCGCACACCGACGAAAACGGGACGCCGTACCATCCCGAGGGGCAGGGCTGTGGCTTCGGCGTCACCGTCGACGGCATCACCGCGTTCTGGCCCGGCGACACCGACGTCCTCCCGGTTCACGAGGACGTCCCGGTCGATCTTTTGCTTCCGCCGATCGGCGGCACGTTTACGATGGATCGGCGCGAGGCGGCGGCGCTGGCCGACCGACTCGAGCCGGACCTCGTGCTCCCGGTTCACTACGATACCTTCGCGGCGATCGAAATCGACGCGGACGCGTTCGTCGTCGACGTCGCACACCGCGGCGTTCCGGTCGTCCTCGACGAGTGA
- a CDS encoding DNA topoisomerase IV subunit A codes for MSTDDNQQAREQLIDLAAQFYDQFELGEIPHMSVPTRTKNNIEYDEDMSVWVYGDRESTRSANSVRGARKLLKAIYTIEFLSDQLEQDRSSTLRELYYLSESWDNDEAQFNDQDESNGMIEDLEIVSGVTREDFHMRPEESGATIMGPLHLIEQTRRGEREIHCQEDVGEGGYQIPNNPDTIEFLDSDADFILAVETGGMRDRLVENGFDDEYNALIVHLKGQPARATRRITKRLHDELDLPVTVFTDGDPWSYRIYGSVAYGSIKSAHLSEYLATPEADFIGIQPSDIVEYELPTDPLSDSDINALESELEDPRFQTDYWEEQIELQLDLGKKSEQQSLASHGLDFVTDTYLPERLDDMGVL; via the coding sequence ATGAGCACGGACGATAACCAGCAGGCACGAGAGCAGTTGATCGATCTCGCGGCGCAGTTTTACGACCAGTTCGAACTGGGCGAGATTCCCCACATGTCCGTGCCGACGCGGACGAAGAACAACATCGAGTACGACGAGGACATGTCCGTCTGGGTCTACGGCGACCGCGAATCGACCCGATCGGCGAACTCCGTCCGGGGCGCGCGCAAGCTCCTGAAGGCGATCTACACCATCGAGTTCCTGTCCGATCAACTCGAGCAAGATCGCTCGTCGACCCTGCGTGAACTCTACTACCTCTCGGAGAGCTGGGACAACGACGAGGCCCAGTTCAACGATCAGGATGAGTCGAACGGCATGATCGAAGACCTCGAGATCGTCTCGGGGGTCACCCGCGAGGACTTCCACATGCGCCCGGAGGAGTCGGGTGCGACGATCATGGGACCGCTGCACCTCATCGAACAGACCCGTCGCGGCGAACGCGAGATCCACTGTCAGGAGGACGTCGGCGAGGGCGGCTACCAGATTCCGAACAACCCGGACACGATCGAGTTCCTCGACAGCGACGCCGACTTCATCCTCGCGGTGGAGACCGGTGGGATGCGCGACCGGCTGGTCGAGAACGGGTTCGACGACGAGTACAACGCCCTGATCGTCCACCTCAAGGGCCAGCCTGCACGCGCGACCCGCCGGATCACCAAGCGGCTCCACGACGAACTCGACCTTCCCGTCACCGTCTTTACAGACGGCGACCCGTGGTCGTACCGGATCTACGGCTCCGTCGCCTACGGCTCGATCAAGTCCGCCCATCTCTCGGAGTATCTCGCGACCCCCGAGGCGGACTTCATCGGCATCCAGCCCTCCGACATCGTCGAGTACGAGCTGCCGACCGACCCGCTCTCGGATTCGGACATCAACGCCCTCGAGAGCGAACTCGAGGACCCGCGCTTCCAGACCGACTACTGGGAGGAACAGATCGAACTACAACTCGATCTCGGGAAGAAGTCCGAACAGCAATCGCTGGCGTCTCACGGGCTGGACTTCGTGACGGATACGTATTTGCCCGAGCGGTTGGACGATATGGGCGTCCTGTAG
- a CDS encoding TatD family hydrolase, whose translation MRIIDPHMHMVSRSADDYRRARRAGIECCIEPAFWSGQDKHHAGAFFDYFEQIIEHETDRAERAAGMDHYVTIGLEPKEANYREMAEEVVDRIPEYLERDPVVGVGEIGFDQVTDDEEWAFRRQLDIAEERELPVIVHTPHTDKPAGTERIVEIIEEMGVTQERIIIDHNTENTIDISTRTDCWIGFTLYPGKIETESAIDLLEEYGTDNVIFNSAADWDPSDPLAVPKARDRMLDRGWDREEVRKVVFENPYEFFDQSPNFDYEA comes from the coding sequence ATGCGGATTATCGATCCTCACATGCACATGGTATCGCGCTCGGCCGACGACTACCGGCGAGCGCGGCGGGCGGGTATCGAGTGCTGTATCGAGCCCGCGTTCTGGAGCGGTCAGGACAAACACCACGCGGGTGCCTTCTTCGACTACTTCGAGCAGATCATCGAGCACGAGACCGACCGCGCCGAGCGGGCCGCCGGGATGGACCACTACGTGACGATCGGTCTCGAGCCGAAGGAAGCGAACTACCGCGAGATGGCCGAGGAAGTGGTCGACCGGATCCCGGAGTACCTCGAGCGCGACCCCGTCGTCGGCGTCGGCGAGATCGGCTTCGATCAGGTGACCGACGACGAGGAGTGGGCGTTCCGTCGCCAACTCGATATCGCGGAAGAGCGCGAACTCCCCGTCATCGTTCACACGCCTCACACGGACAAGCCCGCTGGCACCGAACGAATCGTCGAGATCATCGAGGAGATGGGCGTCACGCAGGAGCGGATCATCATCGATCACAACACGGAGAATACGATCGATATCTCGACGCGGACGGATTGCTGGATCGGCTTCACGCTCTATCCGGGCAAGATCGAGACCGAGTCGGCGATCGACCTGCTCGAGGAGTACGGCACCGACAACGTGATCTTCAACAGCGCCGCGGACTGGGACCCCTCGGATCCGCTGGCGGTGCCGAAGGCTCGCGACCGAATGCTCGACCGGGGCTGGGACCGCGAGGAGGTCCGAAAGGTCGTCTTCGAGAATCCCTACGAGTTCTTCGACCAGTCGCCGAACTTCGACTACGAGGCCTGA
- a CDS encoding Nramp family divalent metal transporter: MGSEGATNVSGADLEYPERDWRGFFREHFGPSMLWALISIGGSHIVLAPTLGGTFGLVAIWMFGLIYAAKYGAWELGIRYNYGVGANPIEAYDQLPGPKNWALWVTILVFTGMYTFITASVGMSTAAFVAALTPGWFTATIAYIVFVGGAGLLVAASRYSLLETALIAFTIALGVLVLLGVLVGPPSGDVVLETAFAVPDLTGPVFIALFAAAAGFAPTGFSTSILIGSWSMAKDEGASELEEKGLDPDDPKHHDYIRAWIRTGRRDFNIGYVFSFLLIVAMVVLASNVLYPEPPTDANLAFAIGNILRDSFGEWSYYAMLLGGFAALYSTVITLLDGAARATGDILPMALENDDIDSERVRKLVVLGVVVVSSAMVVALGEIPLTLLLYVAAVLAVTEIFFYPANWYVVEKNLPEPFRPSRAWHAYYVVSLVLVLLFGAMGAAVRLGLIG; encoded by the coding sequence ATGGGCAGTGAAGGGGCGACGAACGTTTCCGGGGCGGACCTCGAGTATCCGGAACGGGACTGGCGCGGCTTTTTCAGGGAACACTTCGGGCCGTCGATGCTGTGGGCGCTGATCAGCATCGGCGGGAGTCACATCGTGCTGGCTCCCACTCTCGGCGGAACGTTCGGACTCGTGGCGATCTGGATGTTCGGCCTCATCTACGCCGCGAAGTACGGCGCCTGGGAACTCGGGATCCGCTACAACTACGGCGTCGGCGCGAACCCGATCGAGGCCTACGATCAGCTTCCCGGTCCCAAGAACTGGGCGCTGTGGGTAACGATCCTGGTGTTTACTGGCATGTACACGTTCATCACGGCCAGCGTCGGGATGAGCACGGCCGCGTTCGTCGCCGCACTGACCCCCGGCTGGTTCACCGCTACCATCGCGTACATCGTCTTCGTCGGTGGCGCTGGACTGCTCGTCGCAGCGTCTCGCTATAGCCTGCTCGAGACGGCCCTGATCGCGTTTACCATCGCGCTGGGCGTCCTCGTCCTGCTCGGTGTCCTCGTCGGTCCGCCCTCGGGCGACGTCGTCCTCGAGACGGCCTTCGCGGTGCCCGACCTGACCGGCCCGGTGTTCATCGCACTGTTCGCCGCCGCCGCGGGCTTCGCACCGACCGGCTTCAGTACGAGCATCCTGATCGGTAGCTGGAGCATGGCGAAAGACGAAGGCGCGAGCGAACTCGAGGAGAAGGGACTCGATCCCGACGACCCGAAGCACCACGACTACATCCGTGCGTGGATCCGAACCGGTCGCCGGGACTTCAACATCGGCTACGTGTTTAGTTTCCTGTTGATCGTCGCGATGGTCGTGCTGGCGTCGAACGTCCTCTATCCGGAACCGCCGACGGACGCGAACCTCGCCTTTGCGATCGGCAACATTCTACGCGATTCGTTCGGGGAGTGGTCGTATTACGCCATGCTGCTCGGCGGGTTCGCCGCGCTGTATTCGACCGTCATCACGCTACTGGACGGCGCTGCGCGCGCCACCGGTGACATTCTTCCGATGGCACTCGAGAACGACGATATCGACAGCGAACGAGTACGGAAACTGGTCGTCCTCGGCGTGGTCGTCGTCAGCAGCGCGATGGTCGTCGCGCTGGGCGAGATCCCGCTGACGCTGTTGCTCTACGTCGCCGCGGTCCTCGCGGTCACGGAGATCTTCTTCTATCCGGCCAACTGGTACGTCGTCGAGAAGAACCTGCCCGAGCCGTTCCGCCCGTCGCGGGCCTGGCACGCCTACTACGTCGTCAGCCTCGTTCTCGTGCTCCTCTTCGGTGCGATGGGAGCAGCGGTTCGGCTCGGACTCATCGGCTGA
- a CDS encoding winged helix-turn-helix domain-containing protein: MADPCRRSILTQLIDSEATTVPADTLVDRISPEIPSSETAATHADSLLVDVHHIHLPKLEEANLIEYDPRTKTIRYSPNGRVERVLQFVTEELE, translated from the coding sequence GTGGCAGATCCATGTCGGCGATCAATCCTCACCCAGTTGATCGACAGCGAGGCGACCACGGTTCCGGCGGATACCCTCGTCGATCGCATCTCTCCCGAGATCCCCTCTTCGGAGACCGCTGCAACTCACGCTGACTCCCTTCTGGTCGACGTACACCACATCCATCTCCCAAAACTCGAGGAGGCAAATTTGATCGAGTACGACCCGCGTACGAAAACGATCCGGTATAGCCCGAACGGGCGCGTCGAGAGGGTGCTCCAATTCGTCACCGAAGAGTTAGAATAG
- a CDS encoding fumarylacetoacetate hydrolase family protein: MKYVRFRDPAGSVRRGEYENGTVHFANESYSLESDEIDVLPPSEPSKVVCIGKNYADHAAELDSEVPDRPMLFLKPPNALAAHGDTVTLPAGKERIDHEAELGVVIGEQCRHVPEADAMDVVEGFTCVNDLSNRDDQRQEQNWIRGKAFDGAAPMGPVLATPDEVPADAAVRTRVNGETKQDGSREQLIFSIPELIAEITTYLTLEPGDVIATGTPEGVGPLSDGDEIEIEVEGVGTLEHSVRIL; this comes from the coding sequence ATGAAATACGTCCGATTTCGCGATCCGGCCGGTTCGGTTCGCCGCGGCGAGTACGAGAACGGAACCGTTCACTTCGCGAACGAGAGCTACTCGCTCGAGAGCGACGAGATCGACGTCCTGCCGCCGTCGGAACCCTCGAAGGTCGTTTGCATCGGGAAGAACTACGCCGACCACGCGGCGGAACTCGACTCCGAGGTGCCCGACCGACCGATGCTCTTCCTGAAGCCGCCGAACGCGCTCGCGGCTCACGGCGACACCGTCACCCTGCCCGCGGGCAAGGAGCGCATCGACCACGAGGCCGAACTCGGCGTCGTCATCGGCGAGCAGTGTCGCCACGTCCCCGAAGCCGACGCGATGGACGTCGTCGAGGGCTTCACCTGCGTCAACGACCTCTCGAACCGCGACGACCAGCGGCAGGAACAGAACTGGATCCGCGGCAAGGCCTTCGACGGTGCCGCGCCGATGGGGCCCGTCCTCGCGACCCCCGACGAAGTCCCCGCGGACGCCGCCGTTCGGACACGCGTCAACGGCGAAACGAAGCAGGACGGCTCCCGCGAGCAACTCATCTTCTCGATCCCCGAACTGATCGCCGAGATCACGACCTATCTCACCCTCGAGCCCGGCGACGTGATCGCGACCGGCACGCCCGAGGGCGTCGGCCCGCTCTCCGACGGCGACGAGATCGAGATCGAAGTCGAGGGCGTCGGCACGCTCGAGCACTCGGTTCGGATTCTCTGA
- a CDS encoding HalOD1 output domain-containing protein, whose protein sequence is MAADREGADQSVDAREPVFRRTYDWSDTAASMATITALGTLEEVDPVELSDVLGTTLYDYVDPEALDTLVAAEELVNLSFLVDDYRVQIDGEELTITRQ, encoded by the coding sequence ATGGCCGCAGACCGAGAAGGTGCCGATCAATCTGTCGATGCACGCGAGCCAGTATTCCGCCGAACGTACGATTGGTCGGATACAGCGGCAAGTATGGCCACGATCACTGCCCTCGGAACACTCGAAGAGGTCGATCCGGTGGAACTCTCCGATGTTCTCGGTACCACACTGTACGATTACGTCGATCCCGAAGCGTTAGACACGCTTGTCGCTGCCGAAGAACTCGTCAACCTATCGTTCCTAGTAGACGACTATCGGGTGCAGATCGATGGTGAGGAGTTGACGATTACTCGCCAGTGA
- a CDS encoding UbiA family prenyltransferase: protein MDGESETKPERSLRATLGAVGELVRVPNLFTAPPDVILGAALVGVAGSDFVPATVAGLAIGSVCLYAGGTTLNDAFDAPMDARDRPERPIPSRRVSRRVAFGLGFALLFVAVGIAFIVAGGPAAAAAGLVAVAIVAYDGLLKGSAAGFLAMGATRGLNVVLGTTAAGGVVLGFPLRLLAVPAVVTGYITAVTFMAARETEGGNRAAVAVAVAGAVAAVLTVGWFLVSGSPTALEAIVATAFAVAFCWWVGRPLRAAYADPVPSTVGPAVGACVLGLVLLDAAFATAAGVRWGLAAGVFLVPAVGLSHVFDVT from the coding sequence ATCGACGGCGAGAGCGAAACCAAACCCGAACGCAGTCTGCGGGCAACCCTCGGCGCGGTCGGCGAACTGGTCCGTGTGCCGAACCTCTTCACCGCGCCGCCGGATGTGATCCTCGGAGCCGCACTGGTGGGCGTTGCCGGCTCCGATTTCGTCCCAGCCACTGTCGCCGGACTCGCGATCGGTTCCGTCTGCCTCTACGCCGGGGGAACGACCCTCAACGACGCGTTCGACGCGCCTATGGACGCTCGAGATCGACCCGAACGCCCGATACCCTCCCGTCGCGTGTCCCGACGCGTCGCGTTCGGACTCGGATTCGCGCTGCTGTTCGTCGCCGTCGGGATCGCGTTCATCGTCGCCGGCGGCCCCGCTGCCGCGGCCGCCGGACTGGTCGCCGTCGCCATCGTCGCCTACGACGGGCTCCTGAAGGGATCCGCGGCCGGCTTCCTCGCGATGGGTGCGACGCGCGGGCTGAACGTCGTACTGGGCACGACCGCAGCGGGGGGTGTGGTCCTCGGGTTTCCGCTCCGACTGCTCGCCGTTCCCGCGGTCGTCACCGGCTACATCACCGCCGTCACGTTCATGGCGGCTCGAGAGACCGAGGGCGGCAACCGGGCTGCCGTGGCGGTCGCCGTTGCGGGTGCGGTTGCAGCGGTGCTCACCGTCGGCTGGTTCCTCGTGAGTGGGAGTCCGACCGCGCTCGAGGCGATAGTCGCGACCGCGTTCGCCGTCGCCTTCTGCTGGTGGGTCGGTCGGCCCCTGCGAGCCGCGTACGCCGATCCGGTACCGAGTACAGTCGGCCCGGCGGTCGGGGCGTGCGTCCTCGGGCTCGTGCTACTCGACGCGGCCTTCGCCACCGCGGCCGGAGTTCGGTGGGGACTCGCTGCCGGCGTCTTTCTCGTTCCGGCGGTGGGTCTCTCGCACGTCTTCGACGTGACGTGA
- a CDS encoding helix-turn-helix domain-containing protein: protein MATEATFTVPSDQFPLGTVFHQLPNVTVKLERLIPARDVVIPYFWVRGAEVDDIENAFTEHPGVKDIRLVDSVEDEYLLRVEWALDYDDVMTVLGETEVPLIEATGTNQQWTFELRGDNRSDIAAFQQRCLERDIPITLTELHALTPVETATEAALTDTQQEALVLAYEHGYFESPREVTLEALGEELGISQQAVGSRIRGGTKHVLGSTLPALTVRS from the coding sequence ATGGCTACTGAGGCGACGTTCACGGTTCCGTCAGACCAGTTCCCCTTGGGGACAGTGTTCCACCAACTGCCGAACGTGACGGTCAAACTGGAGCGACTTATCCCCGCACGGGACGTGGTGATACCCTACTTCTGGGTTCGGGGAGCCGAAGTTGACGACATCGAGAACGCGTTCACTGAGCACCCGGGCGTGAAGGATATTCGGCTCGTTGACTCTGTTGAGGACGAGTACCTGTTACGCGTCGAGTGGGCGCTGGACTACGACGACGTGATGACCGTACTGGGGGAGACGGAGGTTCCACTGATCGAGGCCACCGGTACAAACCAACAGTGGACGTTCGAACTCCGCGGTGATAACCGAAGTGACATTGCCGCCTTTCAACAACGTTGTCTAGAGCGGGATATTCCGATAACGTTGACGGAGTTACACGCACTGACGCCGGTTGAGACGGCGACCGAAGCCGCCCTCACTGACACCCAGCAAGAGGCGCTGGTGCTTGCCTACGAGCACGGGTACTTCGAGTCCCCCCGCGAGGTCACGTTGGAAGCCCTCGGCGAGGAACTCGGCATCTCACAGCAGGCCGTCGGCTCCCGCATCCGAGGGGGGACCAAGCACGTCCTCGGGAGCACGCTCCCCGCCCTGACAGTCCGATCCTGA